From the genome of Nicotiana sylvestris chromosome 1, ASM39365v2, whole genome shotgun sequence:
GGTTGTCAGAGGGGGCATCTTTGGTTAAGACGCCCTCGAGGGGCGACCCTACTTTGGCAGTATCTGGAGCTGGCGGTGACGCTGGTCGGGGTGTGGAGGCGATGCCTATTCCGGTTGCAGAGGAGACCATCGTGGCGGGGGGACAGAATTTGGGGTCTGCTGCGACTGTTTCGAGCGGCCCATCATCATCCCGAGAGACCCGCTCCCCTTTTTCGGCAAATGAGATGGGGAATGCCTTGGTGATAGATGATTATGAGTCGGATTCCGACATCGACCCTGAGGATATGAGGATGTTCGAGGAAGGCTTTACTAGGGTCAATGTAAGGGCGGAAGGTCCTTCTCGTGTGCTCGAGATTCCATCTGATTTTAATTTTTTGGAGGACACAGTGGAGTTGGTACCTCAATTCGGCCTTCTATGTTCTTCCGCCGAATGTAAGTCTCTTCGGGAGATCAATGACTCTGCTTTGTCATAAGTTGTGGCCGGGATGGCCTTGAGGGTGAGTTTCTTTTTGCCATTTTCATTATTTTGTGCTATTTTGCCTCCGTTGATGTCTCCCCTCTTTTTTTTCTGCTCCTTGTTTGCAGACTTAAATGCTGGAGACTGAGAGTGCTCGCAGGGCTGAGATTAGCGTCAAAGTCTTTTTGAAAATGGCCGTAAAGTATCGCTGGTACCGTGACAAGTGCCATGAAATGCATGCGCAGCTTAGGGCGGGTGGTAACACTCAGTCCGTTAGGGAAGAATTGGAGAAAAGGGACGAGGAACTGATGTGGTCTATCCACTGATGCAGCGAGCTCGAGGAGTTACTCCATGCCAAAGATGAGGAGCTCGAAGTGGGAAAAAGGGTTGCGGTGGAGTGTGAAGACCTTCAGGTGAAGGTACTGTCTTTGCAAGGCGAGCTTTAACAAAACGCCACCAGGGTCATCGATTTGAGTGCAGAATGGACGGAGAAGGTGGCCGAACTAGAAAAGAAGGTGACCGAGTTGGAAGGAGCCGAGGGGGCTCAGGTGTCGGCTATAGCGAGGGCGGCGATGCTAGAAGACACTATCCACGTCCTCAGGTCTGAGCAGGAATCTGAGAGGGAAACGTCCACACTGATGGAGTTGCGGCTCGAGGAGCGCATTGGTGAAATTTATTGGGAAGCTTCAAAGCTAGGAGACCGGGTCGTGTCTCTTGAGGCCGAGAAGGCCAACTGTTGGCCCAGGCTATCCCTCAAGAGTCTTCATCTGCTACTGTTCTCTGCCACTTGTACGAGATATGGGTCCATGTTGAGGCCCAACGAGATATATACAAGGGTTTGTGGGAGGCGGGGAGTGTTCCTGAAGCCGCTTTCGAAGATTCTCGAGTGAAGGCACGCGAGGCTCGTCTTGCCTGCGGCTACGACCCTGCGACACCGGAGGCTGATGAGGATGTTGATATGGAAGATGGACTTCCTTCCAACGACGACACTGGGGATAATGGTGGTGGAGATGATGCCGAGTGAAAAAGATTTCTTACAGcttttgtacttagtttttttttcttgtttgttttcatctttttcttcgGGGCCCGCTTTTGGCCTTTGTAAGGCGCAGATGTTGCTTATGTacattttatgaataaaatagtcGCTTTGCCTTGGGTTATGGACCTTTTGACCTTCTTTCtccctcctccccccccccccttttttgaAAAAGATCTTTAGACTTCCCCGCATTGAGTCCCTGATTTTTACTCGGGGTTGGAATGAGGTCAAGCTTGGAGCGATTCGAGCAAGATTGAATGTGaagtaattcgagcaaggtcgaatgtaaattaattcgagcgaggtcgaatgtaaagtaatttGAGCTaggtcgaatgtaaagtaatttgagcgaggtcgaatgtaaagtaattcgaacgaggtcgaatgtggagtaattcgagcgaggtcgaatgtaaagtaattcgagttaggtcgaatgtaaaataattcaagcgaggtcaaatataaaataattctagcgaggtcgaatgtaaagtaattcgaacgaggtcaaatgtaAAGTATAAAATGACTTGGTAGGGTTGTGCGAAGATGTTGCTTCGTTTATTTCATTTGATGGAGAATACTACATGTTTCTGCTTGTTTCATTCATACATTGGAGAAGTTCTACTCTACCTATCCCCTTCATCGTTCGGCCTGGAGAAGTAGTCGATAGGCGGGGCAATGAGTTTCACTCGAATTTGGTTCGCTTGATCCGAGTGAACTCGAATCTTGTTTTGTGAGTTCGAATGAAGTCGCTATTGATCTGCAAATTCAAGTGAGGTCGACTTGTGATTTGCCATTTTGGGCGAAATCAGTtttgacttatatattcgaaCGAGATCGAATTTTGCTTTCACCGAGCAATGGCCGTAAGGATGTTAAGTCGAGCGAGGTCAACTTCTGATTTGCCATTTTGGGCGAAATCAGTTTTGACTTatatattcgagcgaggtcgaattttacTTTCGTCTGGAGATGGCCGTAACGATGTTAagtcgagcgaggtcgaatatgaCCCATTTGGCGATTGCCGATGGCTGTAAGGGTATTAATTCGTGCGAGGTCGGATTATAACCCATTTGGTAATGGCCgatggccgtaagggtgttagttcgagcaaggtcgaattgtAACCCATTCGGCGAGGGCCGATGGCTGTAAGGGTGTTAATTCATGTGAGGTCGAACTATAACCCATTTGGCGATGGCCAATTATGGCCGTAAGGATGTTAATTCGAGCAAAGTCAAATTGTAACCCATTCAGCGAGGGCTGATGGCCGAATTATAACCCATTTGGCGATGGCCAATGGCCGTAAGGGAGTTAATTCTAGTGAAGTCGAATTGTAACCCATTTGGAATTCAAGCGTAGTCGAATTTCCTTTTTACTTGGCGATGGCGCATGCTTGCCTGTTGCATTACTTTTATTGGATAACATCACTCATTGTTGCATTGTTTATGCGTGCGTTGGGGTGAGTTCTTATTTGTTTACTTTTGCTTTTACTGGTTTGTCTACCGATGTAGTTTGTTGGTGATCACCAAATCTCAATAGAAGTCTAATGGAAGTTGGAATGAGAATAAATTTGTCTTTGGTTAAAAAAGCCAAGAAGAAGAAGGCCTCACGATTTCTTTCCGGCAAGGTTCCGATTTAAAGTGGCAATCTTATTCCggtttttttattataaaaaagagAGAGAGTACCCTCACGTGCTTATAATTAGTGTAGCGCACACTCTTTGCCATATCACCAGCATGTGCCTAATAAATATACTTAGGCTTAAGTTCATGTGTTCAATAAGTACAAGTGTCTAAATAAAAACTCAAACAAGTTCAAGGGCCGCATATGCACTCAGCCTAATTATTAAACTGAGGTTAAGATTAAAGTCATGTTAATGCTTAAATTTTCTTAACAAATTGAAATTTCTCTAGAGAGGACGTGTCACATTATTAAATCATGTTAAATACATTAAAGCATATATATGTAAAATCCAAACATTATAATAAGAAGAACTTATAAGCACCAAAAATTACTAAGGTTGGAGGCCTTCATGGAATTGAGATTTTGGTGGGCTCGAAAAGTAATTCGGAAATGCGACTTTTAATCTCAGAATTTTGAATTCCATGTCCATCTCCATGTTGGTATATGCACTGTGCAGTTCTTGTAACATTTACTGCACATCCAATCAATGTTTCAGAAAATAACGAGTTTTCATGTAGACCAGTGTTTATCAGTTTCCACATCTCCTTTATCAAATGATTAATGTGTTCTCTTGCCTCTTCTTCAGAAGCATCATTTTCGTTCATGTAACATTGAATTGACTTGGGAACATCACCTCTATTCATTTCATCCTGAAGTAAGAGGAAAAAAATTTCATTAATTTAAAACTATAATAATCTTTTATACAATCAGCTCAATTACAACTTTCTATAGCAAAAATAATTAATAAGTAAAAAATGGTGAGTGAAAGTAAAAGTCGTCTATGTACACCAAAGAAAAACATTTGATTACAAACTTAAATTACGTACGTTCAGAAATAATCAAAGATAAGGTTGAGAAACATAATGATGATGTCCCTAAATCATCGGCAAGACGAATAATTATAGAACAGTGACGAATTATGTCAGGATATTTGCTTAAGGATTCCAATGCCTCTTTCGTAATTGGGTTGGTGACAAAGATGAATGCATGGACTAAATACATAGGGGCTCCAATTGAAATCCATGCAATATCCATGTATTCTTTCAGAGTTGGATTATATCCATTGAAGTGCCACTTTGCTTCTTGAAAGGAAGCTTTGCAATAATCTGCCCACTAATAACGTTGTTCCAAATAAACATATTAATGGTGATGGGGAGGAAGAGAACAGAAGAATGAATAAATTAATTTAgaaattcaaagttaagcttAATTACTGATTTTTTAAGGTAGGGTATAACGTTGATCCCTTGCTCTTTGAGAACGTTATATGCAATGTCAGCGACAGTGTTGAAGAGTACAAGGTAACATACTTTCATATAGCCTGGAAGATAGTCAATCGCTTTTAGCTCCATTAGATCTGGAAAATTATTATCGTCAGAAGACATATTCACTTGACAATTAGTTTGATGACGAGAACGGCAATATACAGAAGTAATAAAGGGGAAGTACATATcctactaaataaatttatattCTACAAAATTGAAGATATGTGCGTGATCGATGAATTCAAAGCAGAAAAGCCAAATAATCATTTCTTGAAAATTTGAAGGTAATATACTCATCATTTATTCATTATTTGAGACTGACAATCTAAAATTATAAGATTGTACCTTTATACTAAGGCGTGTGCGCGTTCATTGTCACAAAGTACGTAGTAGTGGGGTGATACTTTGTGTTCAATGACTTAAACTTCTAGCTCTGCCTCAGAGAAAATTAATCTACTATCCTTAGTTGCATTATACTAGAGCGGATGTAAATTAAATGACTGAGAAAACACAATGATAATTCTACAGGCAAAAAAATTAGAGATGTAATTGCTTCCTTGAGGCTTGAAGTTATAACTAACCTTTCAACAGCATCAGTGAAGAGTTCCAACTCATCAAGAGAGCCATAGACATCATAAATATCATCTATGACTACAGCAACAGCATTGATCTTTGTAAGCATTCTTCGGCAGTAACTGTATTGAGGTTCAAATATTGTCCCCACTGTCCAAACGAAAGCTTCAACAATTCTATCCCTTGAAAATGGCA
Proteins encoded in this window:
- the LOC104238797 gene encoding (-)-camphene/tricyclene synthase, chloroplastic-like; this encodes MASFTKIGMLLMATSKRPPANYFSSFSRGKPSLVSEACLSTAAAAGGMKPEPPLNQYSTISSSDHNLTRRSGNYGPTLWDFEYLQSIHNDYVVKKYMKRFNELKKEMKNIMIMVEGSQEELEKLELIDNLQRLGVSYHFKEEIMQILRSIYLNASAGDSLYATALKFRLLRQHGFHISQGKEISTCKLSNRWWKSTCLAKKLPFSRDRIVEAFVWTVGTIFEPQYSYCRRMLTKINAVAVVIDDIYDVYGSLDELELFTDAVERLLKAIDYLPGYMKVCYLVLFNTVADIAYNVLKEQGINVIPYLKKSWADYCKASFQEAKWHFNGYNPTLKEYMDIAWISIGAPMYLVHAFIFVTNPITKEALESLSKYPDIIRHCSIIIRLADDLGTSSDEMNRGDVPKSIQCYMNENDASEEEAREHINHLIKEMWKLINTGLHENSLFSETLIGCAVNVTRTAQCIYQHGDGHGIQNSEIKSRISELLFEPTKISIP